From the genome of Patescibacteria group bacterium:
TCAATCCTGAAGAACGCAAAAAAACTTATCAAAAATTTCAAGAACTTTTAATCAATGAAGCTCCTGCAATATTTTTATACAGTCCAACTTATTTGTATGGACAGAATAAAAAAGTTAAAGGCTTCAACCAAAAATTTACTTTTGTTCCATCAGACCGATTTTCAGATGTGGAAAATTGGTACGTCAAAACAAAATTAAAGATAAAAAATCCCTAATTAACTGATTGATTAGTTTAATGCCGGAGTGGCGAAATGGCAGACGCGTAGCGTTCAGGACGCTATGTTCTTTTGGACATGTGGGTTCGACTCCCACCTTCGGCAGTAACTTACAACTTCTATGATAAAAACTATTATCTTTGATATTGATGGAATGATTATTAAGAGAGAAATGTATTTTAGCCAATATTACTCACAAAAATTCAAAGTTCCTATAGAAAAAATGCTTCCATTTTATAATAATAAATTTCAACTTTGTTTAATTGGAAAAGCAGATCTAAAAAAAGAAATTGCCAAATATCTAAATCAATGGAAATGGAAAAAATCAGTCGATGATTTTCTCTTACTTTGGTTCAAATACGAAAGCAATCTAGATAATAAAGTTTTGGAAAGCATAAAAAAATTGAGAAAGAAAAAGATCAATTGTTATATTGGTACTGACAACGAAAAATATCGTGTCAACTATCTACTTAACAATCTGAAATTAGCAAAATATTTTGATGGAATTTTTGCTTCATCCAAAATTGGTTACCAAAAATCACAACAAGAATTTTGGTCACAAGTCTACAAAAGTCTTAAGCAACCTAACAAATCAGAAATCCTATTTTGGGACGATGATCCAAAAAACGTAAAGTCAGCACAAGATTTTGGCTTCAACGCTAAAGTCTATACTAACTTTTCAGATTACGAAAACAAAATAAAATTATTAATTAACATTTAACAACAAAAAACAAAAACATTTTAAAAGTAAATTTTTATTTACTAATTAACAAATAAAACTAATAAACTAATTAAACTAAATATTATGAACAATAAATTTATTCCAAAATTAAAAATTATTCCGCTAGGCGGATTAGAAGAAATAGGTCGAAATATGACCTTAATTGAATATGCAAGAGACATCATCATCATTGATATGGGCTTGCAATTCCCAGAAGAAAACATGCCTGGAATTGATTATATCATTCCAAACATCGCCTATTTGAAAGGCAAAGAAAATTATATTAGAGGCGTTATTATTACTCATGGTCATTTTGACCATATCGGCGCTATCCCTCACATCATGGATCGCATTGGCAACCCAACTATTTTTACTGCCAAATTAACAAGGGCAATGATTGAGAAACGCCAGGAAGAATTTGATAAAAAAGAAAAATTATCAATTTATACAATTTCAGAACAAGACCAAATTCAGCTTGGCCAATTTAAAGTTGAATTTTTTAAAGTCAATCACAACATTCCAGATGGCTATGGAGTAATCGTCCACTCGCCTGTCGGTACGATCATTCATACTGGCGATTTTAAATTTGATCCAACACCAGTTGGAGACATGCCAGCAAATAAAGAAAAATTAGCCAAAATTGGAAAACAAGGAGTTCTCGCATTAATGTCAGATAGCACTGGTGCTGAAAATTCAGGTCATTCCATTTCTGAAAAAACGATTATGGAAACATTAAACAAAATTATTTCTGAAGCAAAAGGCAGAATCATTTTAGCTACTTTTTCATCACTTATTACTCGTATTCAACAAGTTATTTTCATTGCTGAAAAATTAGGCAAAAAAGTTGCAATCGAAGGTTTTTCTATGAAAACAAATGTTGAAATCTGCAAAAAGCTAGGCTATTTAAAAACTGGCAAGAAAATTCTCGTCAGTACAAAACAAGCTTTGAAATTACCAAAAGATAAAATAATTATTTTATGCACTGGTGCTCAAGGTGAAGAAGCAGCTGTTCTAATGCGTATTGCCAATCAAGATCACAAAGAAATAGAAATCGAAAAAGGAGATTCTGTTATTTTTTCATCATCAGTAATTCCAGGAAATGAAAGAAGTGTTCAAAGATTAAAAGATAATTTGACTAGATTAGGTGCTGATATTTTTCATTACAAAATGATGGATGTCCATTCCAGCGGTCATGGTTTTATTGATGATCTAACAGAAATGATTACCTTAACCAAACCAAAATATTTTATTCCAGTTCATGGAAATCATTTCTTATTAAAATTACATGGCGATATTGCAAGAAACACAAATATCGTCAAAGATCCAAATATCTTTGTTTGCGACAATGGCCAAATCATGGAATATCAAAAACAAGGCGAAACAGTTGTCGGCGAATTAACAAAACGAAAAGTTCCAGCAGGACATGTTATGGTTGATGGACTTGGCGTCGGCGATGTTTCAAATGTTGTTTTAAGAGATCGTCAAGCTATGGCAGAAGATGGCATGTTCGTGATAATCTTAACTATGGATGGAAATACTGGAAAATTAGTCAGCGATCCAGATATCATCTCTCGTGGCTTTGTCTTTATGAAAGAATCAAAAAGATTAATTGGCCAGACCAAAGAAAGAATCAAAAAAATCTTAATTGATCATGATCCAAAGACTTCATCAAATGATACTTATATCAGAAATAAAGTCCGCGATCAAATTGGTCAATTCTTATTTACCAGAACTCAAAGAAGACCAATGATTCTTCCAGTCATCATCGAAGTTTAAACCACAGATTTGCACAGATACTGAACAGATTTAACACAGATACTAAAACAAATTAAACAAAAATAAAATTATGTTTTTACACAAAGAGTTAAGTTGGAAAATTATTGGTATTTGTATGAAAATTCAAAATGAATATGGTTCAAATCATAATGAAAGAATTTATCATTCATTACTAATAGAGCAATTTACTCTTCAAAAAATCAATTTTTTATCCAAACCCAAAATTCCAGTTTTATCTAAACAAACAGGCAAAAAAATTGGCCTATATGAACCTGATTTTCTCATCGAAAAATTAATAATCTTAGAAATC
Proteins encoded in this window:
- a CDS encoding HAD hydrolase-like protein, which codes for MIKTIIFDIDGMIIKREMYFSQYYSQKFKVPIEKMLPFYNNKFQLCLIGKADLKKEIAKYLNQWKWKKSVDDFLLLWFKYESNLDNKVLESIKKLRKKKINCYIGTDNEKYRVNYLLNNLKLAKYFDGIFASSKIGYQKSQQEFWSQVYKSLKQPNKSEILFWDDDPKNVKSAQDFGFNAKVYTNFSDYENKIKLLINI
- a CDS encoding ribonuclease J translates to MNNKFIPKLKIIPLGGLEEIGRNMTLIEYARDIIIIDMGLQFPEENMPGIDYIIPNIAYLKGKENYIRGVIITHGHFDHIGAIPHIMDRIGNPTIFTAKLTRAMIEKRQEEFDKKEKLSIYTISEQDQIQLGQFKVEFFKVNHNIPDGYGVIVHSPVGTIIHTGDFKFDPTPVGDMPANKEKLAKIGKQGVLALMSDSTGAENSGHSISEKTIMETLNKIISEAKGRIILATFSSLITRIQQVIFIAEKLGKKVAIEGFSMKTNVEICKKLGYLKTGKKILVSTKQALKLPKDKIIILCTGAQGEEAAVLMRIANQDHKEIEIEKGDSVIFSSSVIPGNERSVQRLKDNLTRLGADIFHYKMMDVHSSGHGFIDDLTEMITLTKPKYFIPVHGNHFLLKLHGDIARNTNIVKDPNIFVCDNGQIMEYQKQGETVVGELTKRKVPAGHVMVDGLGVGDVSNVVLRDRQAMAEDGMFVIILTMDGNTGKLVSDPDIISRGFVFMKESKRLIGQTKERIKKILIDHDPKTSSNDTYIRNKVRDQIGQFLFTRTQRRPMILPVIIEV
- a CDS encoding GxxExxY protein; amino-acid sequence: MFLHKELSWKIIGICMKIQNEYGSNHNERIYHSLLIEQFTLQKINFLSKPKIPVLSKQTGKKIGLYEPDFLIEKLIILEIKAKPFNFKKDETQLQEYLNTTPYEIGYLVNFGFQNKLYFKRIICTNNLKNFLSLPKKLYASQ